The following proteins come from a genomic window of Emys orbicularis isolate rEmyOrb1 chromosome 9, rEmyOrb1.hap1, whole genome shotgun sequence:
- the GLA gene encoding alpha-galactosidase A, with amino-acid sequence MGTAVGSWRGATLAWVLVLLAGAEALENGLARTPTMGWLHWERFLCSTNCAREPHSCISEQLFMQMADLMVSDGWKDVGYEYVCIDDCWMSLTRDDQDRLQPDPERFPSGIRKLADYVHSKGLKLGIYADVGNKTCAGFPGSYGYYDLDAQTFANWGVDLLKFDGCNYGTQNQLAEGYRNMSLALNKTGRSIVYSCEWPLYMRPMQKPNYTEIKHYCNHWRNFADIYDAWNSVKNTLEWTALHQDSIVDVAGPGGWNDPDMLVIGNFGLSWDQQLTQMALWAIMAAPLLMSNDLRHISPQAKWLLQNKDVIAINQDPLGKQGYRISKDNNFELWERPLSGGAYAVAVLNRQEIGGPQIFSFSTSFLGNGLACNPACSIQQILPTSEDWGLHNWVSFLNVEVNPTGTVLLKVVEIGEFPDENPVMNINKKPSPDIL; translated from the exons ATGGGCACGGCTGTAGGAAGCTGGCGGGGGGCTACGCTGGCCTGGGTCCTGGTCCTGCTGGCCGGGGCCGAGGCGCTGGAGAATGGGCTGGCCCGGACCCCCACCATGGGCTGGCTGCACTGGGAGCGCTTCCTGTGCAGCACCAACTGCGCCCGGGAGCCGCACTCCTGTATCAG TGAGCAGCTGTTTATGCAGATGGCTGACTTGATGGTGTCAGATGGCTGGAAGGATGTAGGCTATGAGTATGTCTGTATTGATGACTGCTGGATGTCTCTGACCCGAGATGATCAGGACAGGCTCCAACCTGACCCAGAACGCTTCCCCAGTGGGATCCGCAAACTGGCTGACTAC GTCCATTCCAAAGGGCTGAAGCTGGGGATTTACGCGGATGTTGGAAACAAAACCTGCGCTGGCTTCCCTGGCAGTTATGGCTACTATGACCTTGATGCCCAAACCTTTGCCAATTGGGGTGTGGACCTGCTGAAGTTCGATGGCTGTAACTACGGCACACAGAACCAGCTGGCAGAAG GTTACAGGAACATGTCTCTGGCCCTGAATAAGACTGGTAGAAGCATTGTGTACTCTTGTGAATGGCCTCTCTACATGAGACCCATGCAGAAG CCCAATTACACAGAAATCAAACACTACTGCAATCACTGGAGGAACTTTGCTGACATCTATGATGCCTGGAACAGTGTTAAGAATACCCTGGAGTGGACAGCTTTACACCAAGACAGCATTGTGGATGTTGCTGGGCCAGGGGGCTGGAATGACCCTGACATG CTGGTGATCGGCAACTTTGGATTGAGCTGGGACCAGCAGCTGACTCAGATGGCGCTGTGGGCTATCATGGCAGCTCCACTGCTCATGTCCAATGACCTACGTCATATCAGCCCCCAGGCCAAGTGGCTGCTCCAGAACAAAGATGTGATTGCCATCAATCAGGACCCGCTGGGCAAGCAAGGATACCGTATCAGCAAG GATAACAACTTTGAGCTCTGGGAGCGGCCTCTGTCAGGGGGTGCCTATGCTGTGGCTGTGCTGAATCGACAGGAGATTGGAGGACCCCAGATCTTCAGCTTCTCTACCTCTTTCCTTGGCAATGGCCTGGCCTGCAACCCTGCATGCTCCATCCAGCAGATCCTCCCCACCAGTGAGGACTGGGGACTACACAACTGGGTCTCGTTCTTGAACGTTGAGGTGAACCCAACGGGTACTGTGCTGCTGAAGGTGGTGGAGATCGGGGAGTTCCCAGATGAGAACCCTGTCATGAACATCAACAAAAAACCATCTCCAGATATCTTATAA